The nucleotide window GCCGGCCCCGAAATGGCCGCCCGTCTGGCTCACGGTCCAGATCATCTCGGCCCTAAGTTCATCAGCCAGTTTGCGCAGATCATGATCCGACAGGTGTTTCAGGTCGGCAGGTCGGCGCACCTTGTCCAACAACGGTGTATTCGGGCGGTCAGTCATCGGCCAATCGTCTCGCTACTTGTCACGGCTCACTATGTAATGCGCCAGATCGCGAAGGGACTGCGCCTTTTCGCCATAGGGCGCAAGCGCCGCATCGGCCTCCGCCACCAGGTCACGCGCGCGCGCCTTCGCGGCATCAAGGCCCAGCAATGACACGAAGGTCGCCTTCCCGGCCTCCGCATCCTTGCGCAGGGCCTTCCCGGCCTTGTCCGCATCACCCTCCACGTCCAACACGTCATCGGCGATCTGGAAGGCCAGACCGATGGCCCTTGCATAGGCGCGCAGCGACGTGGGATCGGCCCCGCCCAGGATCGCACCGGCATGGGCCGGCCACTCGATCAGGCGACCGGTCTTGTTGGCCTGAAGGGCCGTGATCTCCTCCAGCGTCAGGGACCTGTCGGCGCTTTCCGCCGCGATATCCTGCGCCTGCCCCAGCACCATGCCCTGCGCGCCGCTTGCCCGGGCAAGGCTTGCGACCAGCGCCACGCGCGCCTGGTCCGATCCCGCCCTCACGTCACTCAGCAACTCGAACGCAAAGGTCTGGAGCGCATCCCCGACCAGAACGGCCGTCGCCTCGTCCCATTTCCGGTGAACCGTCGGCTGACCCCGCCGCAAATCGTCGTCGTCCATGCAGGGCAGGTCATCGTGAACCAGCGAATAGGCGTGCAGGCACTCAACGGCGCCCGCCGCATACAACGCGCGGTCGACCGGCACATCGAACAGGCCTGCACTTTCCAGCGCCAGAAACCCGCGCAACCGCTTCCCGCCATGGGTGGCATAGCGCATGCCTTGGGCAATCGTGTCGTCCCCGAGCCGTGTCATCTGGTCCGTCAGGAAGTCACCGATGCGCGTCTGCGCCGCGGTCAGGGCGGTCTCGAACACGCCTTACAGACCCTCAACCGGGGTGGCACCCTTAGGTTGCCCGTTCGCGTCCAGCGTGATCTGCGCGACCTTTTCCTCGGCCTCTTTCAGCTTCGCCTCGCAGCGCGCCTTCAGGGCCGCGCCACGCTCATAAAGCTTGATCGAGTCCTCAAGCGCCACGTCGCCGCGATCCAGCTGCGTCACCACAGTCTCAAGCTCCCGGATCGCATCCTCGAAGCTCATCTCCTCGATGGGTTTATCAGCCATTGCGATCCTCCAATTCCGTCACATGGGCCAGCACGCCACCGCCCAACCCTTGAAGATCATACCCACCTTCGAGTGTCGAGACCACGCGCCCGTCGCAGACCTCTTCGGCGACATCCACCAACGCCCGCGTGACCCAGGCAAAATCCTCGTCCTCCCACAGCAGGTTCGCCAGCGGGTCCCGCGCATGGGCATCGAACCCGGCGGAGATCAGGATCAGGTCCGGGTCGAAGTCGCGCAGTCGCGGGAAGACGTGGCTTTCGTACCGCGACCGCATCGCCTGCCCGTCCGATCCCGGCGGCAGCGGCAGGTTCATCACGTTGTCCGACGCGCCGCGCTCATGCACCGCGCCCGACCCGGGGTAGAGCGGCATCTGGTGGCTGGAGATGAAAAGCGCCCTCGGCTCGTCCCACAGAAGATCCTGCGTGCCATTGCCGTGGTGGACGTCGAAATCGACAATGGCGACCCGGTCAAGACCATGCCGGTCCAGCGCATGTTGGGCCGCGATGGCGATATTGCCGAACAGGCAGAACCCCATCGCGCGGTCCCGTTCCGCATGGTGGCCCGGCGGGCGCGTGGCCACGAAGGCGCGCTTATGGGCGCCCGACAGGACCCGGTCGACAGCCAGAAGGCACCCGCCAACGCCTTTCAGCGCGGCTTCCCACGTACCAGGGGAGGCGGAGGTATCGGCGTCGATCTGAACCATGCCGCTGGTCGGCTGCGCATCGCGCATCGCGTCGATATAGGTCTGCGGGTGGCAAAGCGCGACATCGGCCTCGGCGGCTTCCACGGCCTCCTCGCGAAGGGCGTCGACATCCGACAGAACGGCGAAGACCGTCTCCAGCCGCGCAATCCGCTCCGGGTGGCCTTCGGGCATCTCATGGGCAAGCCCAGACGGGTTATTGACGATCAGCATGGCGCATGTCCGTTCGTTGGCAGCAAAGGCTCAAGGCAGGCTTCGGGGTGTTAAAATTCAGTTAATGAATATGGGGTATTGCTTTCTTTTTAGTGGCTTAGCCCATGGTTGCAAGCGTGCAACCGCCCCTCACTCGGGCGACAGCATATACCCTGCGCCGCGCACGGTCTGGAGGTAGCGCGGCTGTTTCGGGTTCACCTCGATCTTGCGCCTGAGCCGCGTGATCTGCACATCTACCGCGCGTTCCTGCACCGGCTCGCCACCCACCTTGTCGCGGTTGAGAAGGCTGACAAGGTCCGCTCGGCTCAATGCCTCCCCCGTCTGGTGGGCGAAGATCCGCATCAGCGCCGCCTCCGTCGCCGTCAGGCGCACCGGCTGCTGGCCTTCCCACATCTCGCCCCGCTCGATGTCATACCGGATCGGCCCGAGGTAGAGGACCTGCGGCGTCGTGGCATCCTCCACCGGCGCAGGCATCCGCCGCAGGATCGCGTTGATCCTCAGCAGCAGTTCCTTCGGCTCGAACGGTTTGGCAAGGTAGTCATCGGCCCCCGCCTCCAGCCCTTCGATCCGGTCCTCCGCTTCCCCCTTCGCGGTCAGCAACAGGATCGGCGTCGCAGCCTCCGCCCGAATGTCCCGGCACAGGCTCAGCCCGTCTTCACCCGGCATCATCACGTCCAGCACGATCAAATCGAAGCTCAACCCCTCCAACAGCTTGCGCGCATGGGCCGCGTCCCGCGCGCCCGATGCCATGAAGCCGTTCCGTGTCAGGAATTTCTGAAGAAGGACGCGAATGCGCTCATCGTCATCCACGATCAGAAGATGCGCCCCGATATCCATATCTGCGGCATTCATGGGGCTTGCTCCATCCCGTCTGCGTAGTGGCGGCGCATCTCCGGGTCCATCATCTCCTCCAACACCGCGCGGAACCCCGCCACGGCCTCCGGCCCCGCATTGCGAAACGCGGCCCGCATCCTGTTACGCTGCGCCTCCGACAGCGCCTGCTCCAACGCCGCGCCGTCATCCGTCAGGAACAGGTGCCGCTCCCGCTTGTCGCGCGTCCCGACGCGGGCTTCCACAAGGCCATCCTCCACCAATGTCCGCAGCACCCGGTTCAGCGATTGCTTGGTCACGCCGAGGATCGACAAGAGGTTGTTCACGGTCGTCCCCGGGGTTCGGTTGATGAAATGCACCGCCCGATGATGGGCGCGACCATATCCTTTCTCGGACAGGATGCGGTCCGGATCGGCCGTAAAGCCCCGATAGGCGAAGAACATCGCCTCGATCCCGCGGCGCAGCTGTTCGTCGGTCAGGAAAAGCAGCGTCTCCCCCCGCCCCATGCCAGCGTTCGCCAAGCGATCAGCCATGTTGACCCTCTTCCGTCGTTTCGGTCACATTATGTCAGCCTTGTTGACTTTCCAAGAATCAATTGCTAGCCAATCGGGCGTTTTGCGTAATTTTATGTCCGAAGCGGACGTATTTTGCGCAACATTCGAAAACTCAGCCCGGGTGGAAGCGGGCATATTGGGGAGGACGGGACCATGGCAGGTGCTTACGACGATCGCGACGGTTTGATCTGGATGGACGGCAAGCTCGTCGATTGGCGTGATGCGAATGTTCATCTTCTCACCCACGCCATGCACTATGCCTCAAGTGTCTTCGAGGGCGAACGAGCCTATAACGGCAAGATCTTCGAGTCCCGGCGGCATTCCGAACGGCTTCATTATTCTGCCTCCTGCATCGACTTCGAGATTCCGTGGACGGTCGAGGAGATCGAGGCCGCGAAATACGAAGTGATGAAGGCCAATAATCTGACCGACGCCTATATCCGCGCGGTCGCCTGGCGTGGTGCGGGCGAGGACATGGGGGTCAGTTCCGCGCGCAATCCGGTCCGCCTGGCCATCGCCGCCTGGGAATGGGGCAGCTATTACGGCGACGCCAAGATGAAGGGTGCGAAGCTCGACATCTCCAAGTGGAAGCGCCCCTCGCCCGAGACGATCCCGGTCCACGCCAAGGCCGCCGGCCTCTACATGATCTGCACCACCTCCAAGCACGCGGCAGAGGCCAAGGGCTGCTCCGACGCGCTCTTCATGGATTACCGCAACTACGTGGCCGAAGCGACGGGGGCGAACATCTTCTTCGTCAAGGACGGGGAGGTGCACACGCCCATGCCCGACTGTTTCCTCAACGGCATCACCCGCCAGACGGTGATCGGGATGCTGGAAAGCAAGCAAATCAAGGTCCACGAACGCCATATCATGCCGGAAGAGCTGGAAAGCTTCGAGCAGTGCTGGCTGACCGGCACCGCGGCGGAAGTCACACCGGTGGGGCAGATCGGCGACTACAACTTCGAAGTCGGCGCAATGACCCGCGACATCGCGCAGAGCTATGAGGATTTGGTGCGGGCCTGACCCTACCACGATTGTGTTGCGGCCTGTGTTGCACTATGTGTAGCACAGGCCTTTCTTGTGCGGAAAAGAAACTATGTCATCTGCGTTGAACATTCGAGACATCGGGGCGGACCGCAAAGCGGCGTTGGAAGCGGAAGCCAAGCAGCTTGGCCAGTCTACGTCAGAAGTTGTCCGGGCGTATATCGACGCCGGTCTCGACCAAGCTCGACGTGAGCGGGAGAAGCAGGAATGGATCGATGCCTCGCGCGCTGGTATCGAAGAGGAGCACGCTCGGCTCAAACGTGATGGACCGTCACTGGCGCAATACAGAAAACTCCGCCGGTGAGCCAAGGGACCATCTACCACACGCGCGACGGCGAAGGCCTTTTGTGTCGTGTTCAATCGGAACCTGGGCTTGAAACGGCGATGATCCTTTTCGCCCCAGTAATGCACCGATCTTATGTCCAAAACACGGTCAAGAAACTCTACATAGATTGCGTCGTGGGTGGAGAGCCCCACCTTGTGTTGATGACCGAGATGATCGCGCTGCCCGCTTCGGATATCGGCGAAGCCGCCAATGCGTCACGTGTTGATCGCGACGCAATAGTTACGGCTGTCGATCTGCTTGTGACCGGCTTTTGACACCGCACACTTGACCCCCACCCCCTTCGCCATCACCATCCCCCCATGGTGATGCATTTCCAGCCCACGGGCCCCTCATCTTCCCACAAGCAAGTCGCGTTTCATCGCACGGAACTTGGCGTGATCCTCGGGCTTTACGGGCGCATGGTCGCGGCGGGGGAATGGCGGGATTACGGGATCAGCCACCTGAGCGACGTGGCCGTCTTCTCCGTCTTTCGGCGCACGGCGGAAAATCCGATCTACCGGATCGAGAAGCGCCCGAAGCTGCGCGACAAGAAGCAGCAATATGCGGTCATCGGCATGGACGGGCGCATCCTGAAGCGGGGCGATGATCTGAAAACCGTCCTGCGCGTCCTCGAACGCAAGCTGATCCGCGCGGTCGACTAGGGCAGGGCCAACCGCTTGCGCGCCGTGATCGGCCCGAATTCACTTGCCTCGATCCGCGCGGCGGCATCCTTCAGGGGCTCGTAAGCGACGGACATATGGTGCGCGTTGGCGTGCAGCAGCATCCGGTCGCTGGCCATCATGCCGACATGGCCCTTCCAGAAGATCAGATCACCGCGTTTCAGCGCTTCGTCCTGGCCGATGTCGTCGCCCAACGCCGCCTCCTGCTGGTCGCTATCGCGTGGACAGTCCATGCCGCAGGCCAAGAGACACGCCTGCACGAGGCCGGAGCAATCTATGCCCCATCGGCTCGTCCCGCCCCAGAGGTAAGGCGTGCCAAGGAACAGATCAGCGATCCCGACCGGGTCCGAGAACCGCGCCTTGATCGGCATCAGGTGCTGGGACGGCATGAAATGCCCGGTGTGGATCCGCTTGAACCCGTTCTTCTCCACCATGACACGGACCTGCGACCCGAAATAGAGGCAGACATCGGGCGCGGCCTTGACGTCGGGCTTGGGATAAAGATGCGTGGCCGGGGAAATGACCCAATGGGTCGCCTCCTCCGCCCCGGTGAGGGCACCGGACAGGATATAGCCGACATAGCCGTCGCGTTCGGACTGCCCGAAGGCAAAGCCATCCTCGGTGTCGAGCACGAGAAACCGCTCCCCGAACACCAATTGGCTGGCCCGTCCGCCGCGCGGCGTATCGGTCAGGTTGGCGATGGGTTGCTGGATCATCATCCAACGGCCCTCGGTGTACCTTTCCGCCTCCACCACGCCCTTGAGGGACGCATGGGCGACGCGGCCATTCGACGGGGTCGTGCGGGGATCGCTCATGGATCAAAGAACCTCCGGTAGGGCATCGAACAGCGCGCGGATACCTTGCCCGACACCGCCTTTGGGACGGGCGGGCGCATTGGCGCGCTGCCAGCCGTAGATGTCGATATGGGCGAAGCGCGGCACCGGGGCGAAGCGGCGCAGGAACAGCGCGGCGGTTATGGATCCGGCCATCCCACCCGACGGTGCATTGTCCAGATCGGCGATGCCCGGTTCGATCATCGGCTCATAGGCGTCGTGGAAGGGCAGGCGCCAGACGGGATCGGCAATTCTGGCACCGGCGGCGGACAAAGCGGCGGCGAGCGTTTCGTCATCGGTGTAGAACGGCGCGATATCCGGGCCGACGGCCACACGGGCCGCCCCGGTCAGCGTCGCCATGCAGATCAGCAGATCGGGAGCGGCCTCAGACGCGAACGCCAGCGCATCGGCCAGGACAAGCCGCCCCTCCGCATCGGTGTTATTGATCTCCACGCTCAGTCCGTTGCGGGCGGTGTAGATGTCGCCGGGGCGAAACGCATTGCCCGCGACATTATTCTCAACCGCCGGGATCAGGACGCGAAGTTGCACCTTGCGCCCACTGTCCATGATCATGCGCGCCAGACCCAGGACATTGGCCGCCCCGCCCATGTCTTTCTTCATGATCCCCATCGACGCGCCGGGCTTGAGGTTCAGGCCGCCGGTGTCGAAGCACACGCCCTTGCCCACAAGCGTCAGGGTCGGGCCTTCGCTGCCCCATGTCACTTCGATCAGGCGCGGCGCCGTGGCGGCGGCACGCCCGACGGTGTGGATCAGCGGAAAATTCTGCTCCAGAAGGGCGGCACCCTCGATCGTGCGCATCTCCGCCCCGAAGGCTACAGCCAGGTCGCGGACCGCGGCCTCCAGTGCGTCGGGACCCATATCTTCGGCGGGCGTGTTGATCAGGTCGCGCGTCAACGCCTCCGCCGCGGCAATGCTTTCAAGGCGCGTGGCATCGACACCGTCCGGCGCGACCAACCGCGCCTTCGGCCCGGATTGCGCCCTGTAGCGGTCGAACCGGTAGCGGGAGAGCAGGAAGCCCAGGGCGATCTCCTCCGCTTGCCCGTCGGGCAACGCGTCGATCTTGTAGGTGGCCTCGGGAAGGGCGGCGATGGCGGCGCCGATTGCGAACCGTTTGCGGGCACGGTCCCGTTCAGTACCGGTGCCGATCAGCACAGCCGACGGGCCGGGCAGGACAAGCGCGCGGCCGATTTGCCCTTTGAAGTCGTGGAACGCGGCCCACTCGGCCTGCTCATCCGGAAGGCTCGAAAGCGTGTCCTCACAGGCGTCGGGACTGACAAGGACAATGGGAAGGGCGACCGAGCTCGGCTCGGCAAACGTCATCGGCATGGGGGTGCGCACCTTTTTCGAGTGGCGTCACCCTAGCGTCACTGTCCTGCGCTGCAAGGCCGGATCATCCCGAAAGATCCTCCAGATCCCACACGGCGAGGATGGAACGTTCG belongs to Hasllibacter sp. MH4015 and includes:
- a CDS encoding polyprenyl synthetase family protein encodes the protein MFETALTAAQTRIGDFLTDQMTRLGDDTIAQGMRYATHGGKRLRGFLALESAGLFDVPVDRALYAAGAVECLHAYSLVHDDLPCMDDDDLRRGQPTVHRKWDEATAVLVGDALQTFAFELLSDVRAGSDQARVALVASLARASGAQGMVLGQAQDIAAESADRSLTLEEITALQANKTGRLIEWPAHAGAILGGADPTSLRAYARAIGLAFQIADDVLDVEGDADKAGKALRKDAEAGKATFVSLLGLDAAKARARDLVAEADAALAPYGEKAQSLRDLAHYIVSRDK
- a CDS encoding exodeoxyribonuclease VII small subunit, which produces MADKPIEEMSFEDAIRELETVVTQLDRGDVALEDSIKLYERGAALKARCEAKLKEAEEKVAQITLDANGQPKGATPVEGL
- a CDS encoding histone deacetylase family protein, whose translation is MLIVNNPSGLAHEMPEGHPERIARLETVFAVLSDVDALREEAVEAAEADVALCHPQTYIDAMRDAQPTSGMVQIDADTSASPGTWEAALKGVGGCLLAVDRVLSGAHKRAFVATRPPGHHAERDRAMGFCLFGNIAIAAQHALDRHGLDRVAIVDFDVHHGNGTQDLLWDEPRALFISSHQMPLYPGSGAVHERGASDNVMNLPLPPGSDGQAMRSRYESHVFPRLRDFDPDLILISAGFDAHARDPLANLLWEDEDFAWVTRALVDVAEEVCDGRVVSTLEGGYDLQGLGGGVLAHVTELEDRNG
- a CDS encoding response regulator, translated to MNAADMDIGAHLLIVDDDERIRVLLQKFLTRNGFMASGARDAAHARKLLEGLSFDLIVLDVMMPGEDGLSLCRDIRAEAATPILLLTAKGEAEDRIEGLEAGADDYLAKPFEPKELLLRINAILRRMPAPVEDATTPQVLYLGPIRYDIERGEMWEGQQPVRLTATEAALMRIFAHQTGEALSRADLVSLLNRDKVGGEPVQERAVDVQITRLRRKIEVNPKQPRYLQTVRGAGYMLSPE
- a CDS encoding MarR family winged helix-turn-helix transcriptional regulator, whose protein sequence is MADRLANAGMGRGETLLFLTDEQLRRGIEAMFFAYRGFTADPDRILSEKGYGRAHHRAVHFINRTPGTTVNNLLSILGVTKQSLNRVLRTLVEDGLVEARVGTRDKRERHLFLTDDGAALEQALSEAQRNRMRAAFRNAGPEAVAGFRAVLEEMMDPEMRRHYADGMEQAP
- a CDS encoding branched-chain amino acid aminotransferase, with amino-acid sequence MAGAYDDRDGLIWMDGKLVDWRDANVHLLTHAMHYASSVFEGERAYNGKIFESRRHSERLHYSASCIDFEIPWTVEEIEAAKYEVMKANNLTDAYIRAVAWRGAGEDMGVSSARNPVRLAIAAWEWGSYYGDAKMKGAKLDISKWKRPSPETIPVHAKAAGLYMICTTSKHAAEAKGCSDALFMDYRNYVAEATGANIFFVKDGEVHTPMPDCFLNGITRQTVIGMLESKQIKVHERHIMPEELESFEQCWLTGTAAEVTPVGQIGDYNFEVGAMTRDIAQSYEDLVRA
- a CDS encoding CcdB family protein — encoded protein: MSQGTIYHTRDGEGLLCRVQSEPGLETAMILFAPVMHRSYVQNTVKKLYIDCVVGGEPHLVLMTEMIALPASDIGEAANASRVDRDAIVTAVDLLVTGF
- a CDS encoding DUF2794 domain-containing protein, translated to MHFQPTGPSSSHKQVAFHRTELGVILGLYGRMVAAGEWRDYGISHLSDVAVFSVFRRTAENPIYRIEKRPKLRDKKQQYAVIGMDGRILKRGDDLKTVLRVLERKLIRAVD
- a CDS encoding NlpC/P60 family protein; translation: MSDPRTTPSNGRVAHASLKGVVEAERYTEGRWMMIQQPIANLTDTPRGGRASQLVFGERFLVLDTEDGFAFGQSERDGYVGYILSGALTGAEEATHWVISPATHLYPKPDVKAAPDVCLYFGSQVRVMVEKNGFKRIHTGHFMPSQHLMPIKARFSDPVGIADLFLGTPYLWGGTSRWGIDCSGLVQACLLACGMDCPRDSDQQEAALGDDIGQDEALKRGDLIFWKGHVGMMASDRMLLHANAHHMSVAYEPLKDAAARIEASEFGPITARKRLALP
- a CDS encoding M17 family metallopeptidase, which codes for MPMTFAEPSSVALPIVLVSPDACEDTLSSLPDEQAEWAAFHDFKGQIGRALVLPGPSAVLIGTGTERDRARKRFAIGAAIAALPEATYKIDALPDGQAEEIALGFLLSRYRFDRYRAQSGPKARLVAPDGVDATRLESIAAAEALTRDLINTPAEDMGPDALEAAVRDLAVAFGAEMRTIEGAALLEQNFPLIHTVGRAAATAPRLIEVTWGSEGPTLTLVGKGVCFDTGGLNLKPGASMGIMKKDMGGAANVLGLARMIMDSGRKVQLRVLIPAVENNVAGNAFRPGDIYTARNGLSVEINNTDAEGRLVLADALAFASEAAPDLLICMATLTGAARVAVGPDIAPFYTDDETLAAALSAAGARIADPVWRLPFHDAYEPMIEPGIADLDNAPSGGMAGSITAALFLRRFAPVPRFAHIDIYGWQRANAPARPKGGVGQGIRALFDALPEVL